A genomic region of Streptosporangium lutulentum contains the following coding sequences:
- a CDS encoding carbohydrate ABC transporter permease, which translates to MTTFETPGRPSRHVKANRKLKQRKRLGKFGLNTAAVVVFVFAVFPVYWMVSTAFKSSEQIFTTDFIPFPTDPTLDHVKRVFTEGVAGHSIWRYMLNSAIVAVGTVLIGAVFSLLAATAVARFRFRGRTSFLVLLLIVQMVPGEALLIPLFMMVRRAGLYDHLFGLIVVNIAMTLPFAIWMLRTFVAAVPKELEEAAWIDGASRFATFWKVLFPLVAPGLVATSIFSFITAWNEFVFALTLIGDQASYTMPVALRYFVSQRSVDWGGIMAASTLMTIPVIIFFLLVQRRMVSGLVAGAVKG; encoded by the coding sequence ATGACCACTTTCGAGACGCCCGGACGGCCCAGCAGGCACGTCAAGGCGAACAGGAAACTCAAGCAGCGCAAGCGGCTCGGCAAGTTCGGCCTCAACACCGCGGCCGTCGTGGTGTTCGTGTTCGCCGTGTTCCCCGTCTACTGGATGGTGTCCACGGCGTTCAAGAGCAGTGAGCAGATCTTCACGACGGACTTCATCCCGTTCCCGACCGACCCGACTCTCGACCACGTCAAGCGGGTCTTCACCGAGGGCGTCGCGGGCCACTCCATCTGGCGCTACATGCTCAACAGCGCCATCGTGGCCGTCGGCACGGTGCTCATCGGCGCGGTCTTCTCCCTGCTCGCGGCGACCGCCGTGGCCCGCTTCCGTTTCCGCGGGCGCACCTCGTTCCTGGTCCTGCTCCTCATCGTGCAGATGGTGCCGGGCGAGGCCCTGCTCATTCCGCTCTTCATGATGGTCAGGCGGGCGGGCCTGTACGACCACCTCTTCGGGCTCATCGTGGTGAACATCGCGATGACGCTGCCGTTCGCCATCTGGATGCTCCGCACCTTCGTCGCGGCGGTGCCCAAGGAACTGGAGGAGGCGGCCTGGATCGACGGCGCGAGCCGGTTCGCCACCTTCTGGAAGGTCCTGTTCCCGCTGGTGGCGCCCGGTCTCGTCGCGACGAGCATCTTCTCGTTCATCACCGCCTGGAACGAGTTCGTGTTCGCGCTGACCCTGATCGGCGACCAGGCCAGCTACACCATGCCCGTGGCGCTGCGCTACTTCGTCAGCCAGCGGTCGGTGGACTGGGGCGGCATCATGGCCGCCTCCACCCTGATGACCATCCCGGTGATCATCTTTTTCCTTCTGGTGCAGCGGCGAATGGTCTCGGGTCTCGTCGCGGGTGCCGTCAAGGGCTGA
- a CDS encoding glycoside hydrolase family 3 protein: protein MSEFIAGHSDQGLRRLAAGALLVAFQGTTAPEWVLRGLENGLGGVTLFGFNVADATQLSALTARLREAGDPVISLDEEGGDVTRLAYHVGSPYPGNAALGAVDDVELTRRVYRSIGDDLARCGVNLDMAPSADVNTADDNPVIGTRSFGSDAALVARHTVAAVHGLQSAGVAACVKHFPGHGATRQDSHLEIPLVDASLELLRERELVPFRAAIAAGTRSIMTAHVRVPAVTGTTPATLSPAALTGLLRGELGYDGVVISDALDMKAVTDTYGLAGGAVLSLAAGTDLLCLGPLPTEDDVRGIISEIVAAVLDGRLPLARLEAVAERVAGLRAWFGTPHAGEAEENVIGLAAARRAISLTGSASPLVDPLVVEVDTPPTIAVGTVPWGFTPLLPQAEVVRVKPEDADVPGLLERAAGRSLILVVKDAHRYQASRSVVSALLSARPDATVVEMGLPIWRPEGVTYLATYGAARANAQAAAELLGV from the coding sequence ATGTCTGAGTTCATCGCGGGACACAGCGATCAGGGGCTGCGTCGACTCGCGGCCGGCGCGTTGCTTGTCGCGTTCCAAGGCACCACCGCCCCCGAGTGGGTCCTGCGAGGTCTGGAGAACGGTCTCGGCGGCGTCACCCTCTTCGGCTTCAACGTCGCCGACGCCACCCAGCTCTCCGCCCTCACCGCCCGCCTGCGCGAGGCCGGCGACCCGGTCATCTCGCTCGACGAGGAGGGCGGCGACGTCACCCGGCTCGCCTACCACGTGGGCAGCCCCTATCCCGGCAACGCCGCCCTCGGCGCCGTCGACGACGTCGAGCTGACCCGGCGCGTCTACCGGTCCATCGGCGACGATCTGGCCCGCTGCGGCGTCAACCTGGACATGGCCCCCTCGGCCGACGTGAACACCGCCGACGACAACCCGGTGATCGGAACCCGCTCGTTCGGGTCCGACGCCGCCCTGGTCGCCCGGCACACCGTCGCCGCCGTCCACGGCCTGCAGTCGGCGGGCGTGGCCGCCTGCGTCAAGCACTTCCCCGGCCACGGCGCCACCCGGCAGGACTCCCACCTGGAGATCCCGCTCGTCGACGCCTCCCTGGAACTACTGCGGGAGCGCGAGCTCGTCCCCTTCCGCGCGGCGATCGCGGCCGGGACCAGATCGATCATGACCGCGCACGTACGGGTTCCCGCCGTCACCGGCACGACCCCCGCCACGCTCTCCCCCGCCGCCCTGACCGGCCTGCTCCGCGGCGAGCTGGGCTACGACGGCGTGGTCATCTCCGACGCCCTGGACATGAAGGCGGTCACCGACACCTACGGCCTGGCCGGCGGCGCGGTGCTCTCCCTGGCCGCCGGCACCGACCTGCTCTGCCTGGGCCCGCTGCCGACCGAGGACGACGTCCGCGGGATCATCTCCGAGATCGTCGCCGCGGTGCTGGACGGGCGCCTGCCCCTGGCCCGCCTGGAGGCCGTGGCCGAGCGGGTGGCCGGCCTGCGCGCCTGGTTCGGAACGCCCCACGCGGGTGAGGCGGAGGAGAACGTGATCGGCCTGGCCGCCGCCCGTCGCGCGATCAGCCTCACCGGGTCGGCGTCCCCCCTGGTCGATCCGCTGGTGGTCGAGGTCGACACCCCGCCGACCATCGCGGTCGGCACCGTGCCGTGGGGCTTCACGCCCCTGCTGCCGCAGGCGGAGGTCGTCCGGGTCAAGCCGGAGGACGCCGACGTGCCGGGCCTCCTGGAGCGCGCCGCCGGCCGCTCGCTGATCCTCGTGGTCAAGGACGCCCATCGCTACCAGGCCAGCCGGTCGGTGGTGTCCGCGCTGCTGTCGGCCCGCCCCGACGCCACCGTGGTCGAGATGGGCCTGCCGATCTGGCGTCCCGAGGGCGTCACCTACCTCGCCACGTACGGCGCCGCCCGCGCCAACGCCCAGGCCGCCGCCGAACTGCTCGGCGTCTGA
- a CDS encoding condensation domain-containing protein: protein MSHASFDLRGIPLALHLNGAVDVPALLGACAAVVARHPVLGRVRVTRMEASPKRYPEIAAAEAARPFDLDRGPLARFTLVTVGQDRRRLIFAAHGRVFDESSKDILVRDLADAYFSRTALPALPAPYGTADGSPEAEAFWRERAGLPAELVLPGLRANPHGAGPGEIVEMVLGQAEFEGFAAAATVLGATRFELLLAALGVLLRRYGTTGSPLALDLGTRTGETRDHIGSFVAQVPFVPHPGLDEDLPAYLRTVQAELRSLYRFRHLPPERTRRPVLFSYRRRAVTPRFHGVGAGVEWTVFNGVARGALHVQAVDADLSLTLGLRFNPAAIDHDDVSQIAKHLRALLRAVAAEPRAKIAEIPAPAHSAPADLTPADPVSADLTPADPAPGDSASDEGPGTAGTSAHSEPDEESAAADPPPPVTEAAVSPAVTRTREVWREILRPMTANAF, encoded by the coding sequence ATGTCGCACGCCTCTTTCGATCTGCGGGGGATCCCGCTGGCGCTCCACCTGAACGGCGCCGTCGACGTTCCGGCGCTGCTGGGCGCGTGCGCCGCCGTCGTCGCCCGGCACCCGGTGCTCGGCCGGGTCCGGGTGACCCGCATGGAGGCCTCTCCCAAGCGCTACCCCGAGATCGCGGCGGCGGAGGCCGCTCGCCCGTTCGACCTGGATCGCGGTCCGCTCGCCCGGTTCACGCTGGTCACGGTGGGACAGGACCGCCGCCGGCTGATCTTCGCGGCGCACGGCCGGGTGTTCGACGAGAGCTCCAAGGACATCCTGGTCCGCGACCTGGCCGACGCCTACTTCTCGCGCACCGCGCTGCCCGCGCTGCCCGCGCCGTACGGCACGGCTGACGGCTCCCCGGAGGCCGAGGCGTTCTGGAGGGAGCGCGCCGGGCTGCCCGCCGAGCTGGTCCTGCCCGGCCTGCGGGCGAACCCGCACGGCGCCGGTCCCGGGGAGATCGTTGAGATGGTGCTCGGTCAGGCGGAGTTCGAGGGCTTCGCCGCCGCGGCCACGGTGCTCGGCGCGACCCGGTTCGAACTGCTCCTGGCCGCCCTGGGCGTGCTGCTGCGCCGCTACGGCACCACCGGCTCGCCGCTCGCCCTCGACCTCGGCACCCGGACCGGCGAGACGCGGGACCACATCGGGTCGTTCGTCGCGCAGGTGCCGTTCGTCCCGCACCCCGGCCTGGATGAGGACCTGCCCGCCTACCTGCGCACGGTCCAGGCCGAGCTCCGTTCCCTGTACCGGTTCCGGCACCTGCCGCCGGAGAGGACCCGCCGCCCGGTCCTGTTCAGCTACCGCAGAAGGGCGGTCACCCCGCGCTTCCACGGTGTCGGGGCCGGGGTGGAATGGACGGTCTTCAACGGGGTGGCCCGTGGCGCGCTGCACGTCCAGGCCGTGGACGCGGACCTGAGCCTCACCCTCGGCCTCCGCTTCAACCCCGCCGCGATCGACCACGACGACGTGTCCCAGATCGCGAAGCACCTGCGCGCGCTTCTGCGGGCCGTCGCGGCCGAGCCCCGCGCGAAGATCGCGGAGATTCCCGCACCGGCCCATTCCGCACCGGCCGACCTCACACCGGCCGATCCCGTATCGGCCGACCTCACACCGGCCGATCCCGCACCGGGCGATTCCGCATCGGATGAGGGGCCCGGTACGGCGGGCACATCGGCCCATTCCGAACCGGACGAGGAATCAGCGGCGGCCGATCCGCCGCCTCCGGTCACCGAGGCGGCGGTGAGTCCCGCGGTGACGCGGACGCGCGAGGTCTGGCGGGAGATCCTCCGACCCATGACCGCGAACGCGTTCTGA
- a CDS encoding ArsR/SmtB family transcription factor has product MRASPPLLLPLLRSDAVGELLAWLYLHPEDEYSTTDLAARVGTSQSTVSREMDRLADAGLIIERRHGNLRLIRADMDTIVAKPLTDLLAVTYGPAAILPPLLQSISGIDEAYIYGSWAARHVNQAGPVPRDVDVLIVGSADDDKLYDAARSAERILGREVNISRISSASWTDDTDNPFVTSLRSKPLYPLIRRRIAT; this is encoded by the coding sequence ATGAGGGCATCCCCTCCTTTGCTGCTGCCGTTACTTCGATCCGATGCCGTCGGCGAATTACTGGCCTGGCTGTACCTCCATCCGGAAGATGAATACTCGACAACCGATCTTGCCGCACGCGTGGGCACATCGCAGTCGACGGTGAGCCGCGAGATGGATCGGCTTGCAGACGCTGGGCTGATCATCGAGAGACGACACGGAAACCTGCGCCTCATACGTGCGGACATGGACACGATCGTCGCGAAGCCACTGACCGACCTGCTCGCGGTGACCTACGGTCCAGCGGCCATCCTGCCGCCCCTTCTCCAGTCGATCTCCGGCATCGACGAGGCATACATCTACGGCTCCTGGGCTGCGAGACACGTCAACCAGGCGGGCCCGGTGCCCCGTGACGTCGACGTTCTCATCGTGGGCTCCGCGGACGACGACAAACTTTACGACGCGGCACGGAGTGCGGAGCGGATCCTCGGCCGCGAGGTGAACATCAGCCGGATCTCGTCGGCATCGTGGACCGATGACACGGACAACCCGTTCGTGACGTCCTTGCGGAGCAAGCCCCTATACCCCCTGATTCGGAGGCGGATCGCCACATGA
- a CDS encoding ROK family transcriptional regulator has protein sequence MERRPGVPRLLREINDRAALELLLASGPLTRGQIGELTGLSKVTASQTLARLEGRGLVEVAGEQAGGRGPNAALYGIISSSAYVAGLDVGPEFVTTAIADIHGEIVAEVKVAPNGHDDPVALVHSAVVKACRSAKVALSKLRAVVIGTPGVVDPRTGDVRFSFDLRGWQEGIHERLARDLRRDVRIENDVNLVALAERALGAAREADDFVLLWVGRGIGLGVVLGGRLYRGRSGSAGEIGYLPVPGVPLAEDVRVVPGRLPSLAGGLASLVSAEAVAELAKTHGFAGNSAAECVAAAVKAGERGEPLLNEIAERLALGVASVCVVLDPGLVVLAGEVSQAGGSALTTRVEEAVARMCPIRPQVVPTAVAGNPVLRGAVLAALDQAREEIFAS, from the coding sequence ATGGAGCGACGTCCTGGCGTGCCCAGGCTTTTGAGGGAGATCAACGACCGGGCCGCCCTGGAGCTTCTGCTCGCCTCGGGACCGCTGACGAGAGGCCAGATCGGGGAGCTCACGGGCCTTTCCAAGGTGACCGCGTCACAGACGCTCGCCCGGCTGGAGGGGCGCGGTCTGGTCGAGGTGGCGGGAGAGCAGGCCGGTGGTCGAGGGCCCAATGCGGCGCTTTATGGGATTATTTCCTCCTCAGCCTATGTGGCGGGACTGGACGTCGGCCCGGAATTCGTCACCACCGCCATCGCCGATATCCACGGGGAGATCGTGGCCGAGGTGAAGGTCGCGCCGAACGGGCATGACGACCCGGTCGCCCTCGTGCACAGCGCGGTCGTCAAGGCGTGCCGGTCGGCCAAGGTGGCGCTCTCCAAACTGCGGGCGGTCGTGATCGGCACCCCGGGCGTGGTCGATCCCCGGACCGGGGACGTGCGGTTCTCCTTCGACCTGCGGGGATGGCAAGAGGGCATCCATGAGCGGCTCGCCCGCGACCTGCGCCGCGACGTCAGGATCGAGAACGACGTGAACCTCGTCGCCCTCGCCGAGCGCGCCCTGGGCGCCGCCCGCGAGGCCGACGACTTCGTGTTGCTGTGGGTGGGCCGCGGCATCGGCCTCGGTGTCGTGCTCGGCGGCCGGCTGTACCGCGGCCGGTCGGGCAGCGCGGGTGAGATCGGCTACCTGCCGGTGCCCGGCGTGCCGCTGGCGGAGGATGTGCGGGTCGTGCCCGGAAGGCTGCCCTCGCTCGCCGGCGGCCTGGCGTCCCTGGTCAGCGCCGAGGCGGTGGCCGAACTCGCCAAGACGCACGGCTTCGCGGGCAACAGCGCGGCCGAGTGCGTGGCGGCCGCGGTCAAGGCGGGGGAGCGAGGCGAGCCCCTGCTGAACGAGATCGCCGAACGGCTGGCGCTGGGCGTGGCGTCGGTGTGCGTCGTGCTCGACCCCGGGCTCGTGGTGCTCGCCGGAGAGGTCAGTCAGGCGGGCGGAAGCGCGCTCACCACCAGGGTCGAGGAGGCGGTGGCCCGCATGTGCCCGATCCGCCCGCAGGTGGTGCCCACCGCGGTGGCCGGGAACCCGGTGCTGCGCGGCGCCGTTCTCGCGGCTCTGGACCAGGCCCGCGAGGAGATCTTCGCGTCCTGA
- a CDS encoding condensation domain-containing protein, with protein sequence MDTVITIAAEYTGQPTRYGPVTMGQANMARCVLRDPPLHMNFRVTKRLPAGTTLDALTRAVGLLLSRHEGLRATIHSGTQRVIGSGALAVEVHDAEPGGEPGLDGLAEEVGLRMQGTRFDVEAELPIRVAVITERNVPRLAVFVFPHTSVDAIGLATVMREWERLVRGGTIPPPYPTQPLELAEAEGGPLGLRRTAAALRHWETRLRRAPQSMFAIDEVPDTDAIRPRLRVRSAVAGGALAAVASRTGASRSAVVLAALGVLVGLRNVQRTCVIASLASNRVRPELRGYVGPLAQDALMAADLDVSTFDEAIRRFRTASLSGYQHSRFDSTELWKVIEAVNAERGVNFARDCVFNDMSGVTASAREPAPSAEIECDWLPAASLPAHLALWADRLEDEEVDLTFWIDPRVMTRAEAETFGTGLVRLLIRAEDRMIPMRDVLSVSGIAPVEYGPRWIHSDSCWVNLDAVERLVGEAVRGRPHRVTHDADGRLTCHVTSGTPEKIHADCLALLQGRTSAMAPHHYVVHEAAPGDTWLRAPVITEGDGRDFSSRGPRA encoded by the coding sequence ATGGATACCGTCATCACGATCGCAGCCGAATACACGGGACAGCCGACCCGGTACGGACCCGTCACGATGGGTCAGGCCAACATGGCCCGTTGCGTGCTCCGCGACCCGCCCCTCCACATGAACTTCCGCGTCACCAAGCGCCTTCCGGCGGGAACGACCCTCGACGCTCTCACCAGGGCGGTCGGGCTGCTGCTCTCCCGGCACGAGGGACTCCGGGCCACCATCCACTCCGGCACCCAGCGGGTGATCGGCTCCGGCGCGCTCGCCGTCGAGGTGCACGACGCCGAGCCCGGCGGCGAACCCGGCCTCGACGGCCTCGCGGAGGAGGTCGGCCTGCGGATGCAGGGCACCCGGTTCGACGTGGAGGCGGAGCTTCCCATCAGGGTCGCCGTGATCACCGAACGGAACGTGCCGCGCCTGGCGGTCTTCGTGTTCCCCCACACCTCGGTGGACGCGATCGGCCTGGCCACCGTCATGCGCGAGTGGGAGCGTCTGGTCCGGGGCGGCACCATCCCCCCGCCGTACCCGACCCAGCCCCTCGAACTGGCCGAGGCCGAGGGAGGCCCGCTCGGCCTGCGCCGCACCGCGGCGGCCCTGCGACACTGGGAGACCCGGCTTCGGCGGGCACCGCAGTCCATGTTCGCGATCGACGAGGTGCCCGACACCGACGCGATCCGTCCCCGGCTCCGGGTCCGCTCCGCGGTGGCGGGCGGGGCACTGGCCGCCGTCGCGAGCCGTACCGGCGCCAGCCGCTCGGCCGTGGTCCTCGCCGCGCTGGGCGTCCTGGTCGGCCTGCGCAACGTCCAGCGGACCTGTGTGATCGCCTCGCTGGCGAGCAACCGGGTCCGTCCCGAGCTGCGCGGCTACGTCGGGCCGCTGGCCCAGGACGCGCTGATGGCCGCCGACCTCGACGTCTCCACCTTCGACGAGGCGATCCGCCGCTTCCGTACCGCCTCCCTCAGCGGTTACCAGCACAGCCGGTTCGACTCCACCGAGCTCTGGAAGGTCATCGAGGCCGTCAACGCCGAGCGGGGAGTGAACTTCGCACGCGACTGTGTCTTCAACGACATGAGCGGGGTCACCGCCTCGGCACGCGAGCCCGCGCCGTCCGCCGAGATCGAGTGCGACTGGCTGCCCGCCGCCTCGCTTCCCGCGCACCTCGCGCTCTGGGCCGACCGACTGGAGGACGAGGAGGTGGATCTGACGTTCTGGATCGATCCCCGGGTGATGACCCGCGCGGAGGCGGAGACCTTCGGGACGGGGCTCGTCAGGCTGCTGATCAGGGCCGAGGACCGGATGATCCCCATGCGGGACGTCCTGTCGGTCTCCGGGATCGCCCCCGTCGAGTACGGCCCCCGCTGGATCCACAGCGACTCCTGCTGGGTGAACCTCGACGCGGTCGAACGGCTGGTCGGTGAGGCCGTCCGCGGACGGCCTCACCGGGTGACCCACGACGCCGACGGGCGTCTGACCTGCCATGTCACCTCCGGAACCCCGGAGAAGATCCACGCCGACTGCCTCGCCCTGCTCCAGGGCCGCACCTCCGCGATGGCGCCGCATCACTACGTCGTCCACGAAGCCGCGCCCGGCGACACCTGGCTGCGTGCTCCCGTGATCACCGAGGGCGACGGACGGGATTTCAGTTCGCGCGGGCCTCGCGCATAA
- a CDS encoding RrF2 family transcriptional regulator: MRLSARVDYALRAAAELAAAGDGPTTVGELAKEQDMPPKYLENILLQMRRAGLVRGQRGPEGGYVLARPPAEISLADVIRAVDGPLANVRGERPEHVGYRGPAESLQQVWIALRASERAILEEVTLENVATGALPARVRQLSDDPAAWD; this comes from the coding sequence ATGCGCCTATCCGCTCGTGTCGACTATGCCCTACGTGCCGCCGCCGAACTCGCCGCCGCGGGTGACGGACCTACCACCGTGGGTGAGCTGGCCAAAGAGCAGGACATGCCCCCTAAATATCTGGAAAACATTTTGCTCCAGATGCGCCGGGCCGGGCTGGTCCGGGGACAGCGTGGCCCCGAGGGTGGTTACGTGCTGGCCCGCCCGCCCGCCGAGATCAGCCTCGCGGATGTGATCCGCGCGGTGGACGGCCCGCTGGCCAATGTGCGGGGCGAGCGTCCCGAGCATGTCGGCTACCGGGGCCCCGCCGAATCCCTCCAGCAGGTCTGGATCGCGCTGCGCGCCAGCGAGAGGGCGATCCTGGAGGAGGTCACGCTCGAGAACGTGGCCACCGGAGCCCTCCCGGCCCGGGTCCGGCAGCTGTCCGACGATCCCGCCGCCTGGGACTAG
- a CDS encoding DNA-formamidopyrimidine glycosylase family protein yields MPEGDVVHRAAGRLGRALDGRVLTRSDFRVPRHATADLTGRTVLETVPRGKHLLTRVEGGLTVHTHLRMEGSWQISAAGHRLPPGDVIRLVLANAEWQAAGVRLGMVDLIPAREESRFVGHLGPDLLGTDWDEAEAVRRLARRPEVSIGEALLDQRNLAGIGTIYRAETLFLAGISPWRPVGMIEDLGAVVTLAHRLMNANKGRPSRVTTGDPRPGRGTWVYGRAGRPCLRCGRRISRGEMGAQPQERLIVWCGHCQPE; encoded by the coding sequence GTGCCCGAGGGTGACGTCGTCCACCGCGCCGCCGGGCGGCTCGGCCGGGCACTCGACGGGCGGGTCCTGACCCGCTCCGATTTTCGCGTGCCCCGTCACGCCACGGCCGACCTCACCGGACGGACCGTGCTGGAGACCGTCCCTCGCGGCAAGCACCTGCTCACCCGCGTCGAGGGCGGTCTGACCGTTCACACCCATCTGCGGATGGAGGGAAGCTGGCAGATCTCGGCCGCCGGCCACCGGTTGCCTCCGGGCGACGTGATCCGCCTGGTGCTCGCCAACGCCGAGTGGCAGGCGGCGGGAGTACGGCTCGGCATGGTCGATCTGATCCCGGCACGTGAGGAGTCCCGATTCGTCGGGCATCTCGGACCTGACCTGCTGGGGACGGACTGGGATGAGGCGGAGGCCGTGCGACGGCTGGCTCGAAGGCCCGAGGTGAGCATCGGGGAGGCGCTACTGGACCAGCGCAACCTGGCGGGAATCGGCACCATCTATCGGGCGGAGACGCTGTTTCTCGCGGGAATCTCGCCGTGGCGGCCCGTAGGCATGATCGAAGACCTGGGAGCGGTCGTGACGCTGGCGCATCGCCTGATGAACGCCAACAAAGGCCGTCCGAGCAGGGTGACGACCGGCGACCCCCGTCCGGGACGGGGCACCTGGGTCTACGGCAGGGCCGGAAGGCCTTGCCTGCGCTGCGGGCGTCGAATCAGTCGTGGGGAGATGGGCGCACAGCCGCAGGAACGGCTGATCGTCTGGTGTGGCCACTGCCAGCCGGAATGA
- a CDS encoding helix-turn-helix domain-containing protein — protein MVLLRQLLGDVLRRLRVRQSRTLREVSTLARVSLGYLSEVERGQKEASSELLASICGALGVPLSQVLREVSDQFALAELQHAPVLANDVPERERLPIPETVPPGAIPDSVFPEVNDMVAA, from the coding sequence ATGGTCCTGCTGCGTCAGCTGCTCGGTGACGTGCTGCGGCGGCTTAGGGTGCGCCAGAGTCGCACCTTGCGTGAGGTTTCCACATTGGCCCGTGTTTCTCTCGGATATCTGTCCGAAGTGGAGCGTGGCCAGAAGGAGGCCTCCTCGGAGCTGCTCGCGTCGATCTGCGGTGCCTTGGGCGTGCCGCTTTCACAGGTGCTTCGCGAGGTTTCCGATCAGTTCGCGTTGGCCGAGCTCCAGCACGCTCCGGTGCTGGCAAACGATGTCCCCGAGCGAGAGCGTCTTCCGATTCCGGAAACCGTGCCCCCAGGCGCCATCCCGGACTCCGTCTTTCCCGAGGTCAACGACATGGTCGCCGCCTAG
- a CDS encoding CinA family protein codes for MNHRLRSATNVLSLLVRRGETVSVAESLTAGLIGAALTAPPGASAAFVGGVISYATELKHRLLEVPTGLLEREGAVHPQVAAAMADGVRGLTGSTYGLAVTGVAGPDPQDGKPVGTVHLAVSGPDGRVWHRDLHLAGTREEIREWTVNEAVDLLEGLLEASVREHSG; via the coding sequence ATGAACCATCGCCTGCGCAGCGCCACCAACGTGCTCTCGCTCCTCGTCCGCAGGGGTGAGACGGTGTCGGTGGCCGAGTCGTTGACCGCCGGCCTGATCGGCGCGGCGCTCACAGCCCCTCCGGGGGCCTCGGCGGCCTTCGTGGGCGGGGTCATCTCCTACGCCACCGAGCTCAAGCACCGCCTCCTGGAGGTCCCCACGGGCCTGCTGGAGCGCGAGGGGGCCGTGCATCCACAGGTCGCCGCGGCCATGGCCGACGGCGTCCGCGGGCTCACGGGCTCCACGTACGGCCTGGCGGTCACCGGGGTGGCCGGGCCGGATCCCCAGGACGGCAAACCGGTGGGCACCGTTCACCTTGCCGTTAGCGGCCCGGACGGGCGGGTATGGCACCGAGATCTGCACCTCGCCGGGACGCGGGAGGAGATTCGCGAATGGACGGTGAACGAGGCCGTGGACCTGCTCGAAGGCCTGCTGGAGGCGAGCGTGAGGGAACATTCCGGGTGA
- the pgsA gene encoding CDP-diacylglycerol--glycerol-3-phosphate 3-phosphatidyltransferase, which produces MTNTPETGTDSTAASMAPKVSAWNIANVVTVIRLAMVPFFVVCLFLPGSGWRVAALAVFLVASLTDLLDGELARRYGLITDFGKIADPLADKALIGAALISLSILDELPWWMTVVILGREMGVTVLRFAVIRHGVIPASYGGKVKTVLQIAAIVSYIWLGVPDLIRWIVMGAAAVVTVGTGLDYVIRAIKLRQVAKRARAR; this is translated from the coding sequence ATGACCAACACGCCAGAGACGGGCACCGATTCGACCGCGGCATCCATGGCCCCCAAGGTGAGCGCCTGGAACATCGCCAATGTCGTGACGGTGATACGACTGGCGATGGTTCCGTTCTTCGTGGTCTGCCTTTTCCTGCCGGGATCCGGCTGGCGGGTCGCGGCCCTGGCGGTCTTCCTGGTCGCCTCGCTCACCGACCTGCTCGACGGTGAGCTGGCCCGCCGCTACGGCCTGATCACCGACTTCGGGAAGATCGCCGATCCGCTCGCGGACAAGGCCCTCATCGGTGCGGCGCTGATCAGCCTCTCGATCCTGGACGAACTGCCCTGGTGGATGACCGTCGTGATCCTCGGCAGGGAGATGGGCGTGACCGTGCTGCGGTTCGCGGTCATCAGGCACGGGGTCATCCCCGCCAGTTACGGCGGCAAGGTGAAGACCGTCCTGCAGATCGCCGCGATCGTCTCCTACATCTGGCTGGGAGTGCCGGATCTGATCCGCTGGATCGTCATGGGCGCGGCGGCCGTCGTGACGGTGGGCACCGGGCTCGACTACGTGATACGCGCGATCAAGCTGCGGCAGGTGGCGAAGCGGGCGCGGGCCCGATGA